A stretch of DNA from Oryza brachyantha chromosome 9, ObraRS2, whole genome shotgun sequence:
attgtaagaagTTCTCTACctttacctaaatttatttaataatgaatgtatataatttatatatatatatatatctaaattcattaacatccatatgaatatagacaaaGCTAAAGTCTTATATCGTGAAACGGAGTGAGTACTTAGGGGGTGTtttgtcccatcgaatatttggacacttattataaatagtaaacatagactattaataaaacacatccataatcttggactaattcacgaaaCGAATCTatcgagcctaattaatccatgattagcctatgtgatgctaccgtaaacatctctaattatggattaattaggcttaaaaaattcgtctcgtgaattagctctcatttataaaattagtttttttattaatctatgtttaatacttcaaatcagtatccaaacatctgattatgacatagggctaaaaagtttagccccaacTAAATAACCCCTTAATTAATATAGTACGTCGTCTGCGACTGTGAGTGCTCGCGATGATCCTGCCAATTGTTAGTTTGTTACTAGTAGTACTAGCATACTTTTGTTCGACGAGTGGCTGCTGCTTCGTGTAGTCGTGCAGATCAGTCACCGGAGGACGCGCCACgtaccggcgccggcgccggtgacggCGGGGTCGTCGCCTTGTGGGGGCACGCAACGATGAGGAGGCACTgttcttgccgccgccgcgtatTGCTTCTCCccgtagccgccgccgtcgtacgGGATGGCTGCTCCCATGAATTGATCatgagctggcggcggcggaggcttcTCCCAAGGCGACGGCagcgccggctccggcgcagcagcagcaggaggaggaggagcacgacGAGCAGGAGCAGCTGCCGGCGGCGTATGGGGCGGCACCTGAGGAGGATATTggctgccgtcgtcgtcttctccggTGCCCGGCGCCGTGGGACGACGTGGCGGCGGGTGCCGCTGATGGTGGTCAGCTGCCGGCGGGGGTTGCACTACTATAACCGGCATCGTCGCTGCTGACTGTTTGAGGGGTGGTTCCTCatgcgacgtcggcggcgccggtggtaTGAtttgctgcggcggcggcttcagAGGTGGCTCAGGCTGCGGTGGCGgtttgccggcggcggcgtcgttcTGGTGAGGGTGGTCTTTGTTGGGGTGGCAGCAGAACAAGTTGCAGGAGGTGTTGTCGCAGGAGAGGTTCACCGATGGGAATGGGCATCCTGACATGCTTACTTACTTTTCTGGCTCGACCTTACTTGTCTACACATTAACCACCTACCTGGGTCTGTATATATAGGgattatatatgatatatgtgcACCTGACTAACACTTTGATTTGCTTACTAGCTACTCCCTGATCTTGTGTCATGAGTTGTATGGTTTATGATAAGGAAGAAATCTAAATTACCCCTGAACTTTTATGGTATTATGATTTACACCTGTAAATCTAATACCAGATATTTGACATCCTAAGCTTTTTTCAAACCGAACAAATTAACCCACCCACGACTCAACCTGATCATTTTTGACGTGGTATACAAGGACACAACcgtctaaaataatttaaaaatggtTGGGCCCACCCAACAGTTCTTCTATCCTCTTCTTTCTTCCACCTCTTTCTCCCTCGCTCTATCCCAACACTAGCTAGGAGAAGGCGGTGACGACCTTAGGGGGAGAAGAAAGGCGGTGAGAGGAAGGCAGCGGCGACCTTAATTGATTGGGATCGGGGAGACACAAGAGGATGTCGTGAGCTTCCCCCTCCATTGATCGGGCTTGGGGAGATAGAATTAAAGCTCCTCCATTGATCGGGCTTGGGGAGATAGAATTCAAGCTGGAGTAGAGGAGAGAAAGTTAGAACTAGTTCATTGAGTCTAGATCTGTGCCCTTGCTATGGGATAAACCccccctaaaatcaactctaaatttaagattgaaattttaaattttggcttataaattaaTCTGGTGATCTcacaattaataaattaatctggcttataaattttggcttataaagaTAAGCCAAAAGACTAGGGTGCCAAAAAATcccattaataaattaatctggTGATCTCACAATGTCCTTCTTGGAAGAGACATATTTGGAACAGGCATCGAATCATTTCTTTTATATCCAGTTGTTCACATGAGGATTCTTCATGTTTTCAAGGAGCCTCAGCATGCATTAGGGGTCCTTTCGGATCGTACAGGAGATAACCATACATGTTTCGTTGGACATGataatttagtttttatgGATTGGATTATCCAGTTTCTTGTTTTGTCGTAGTATAACTTTAGACTggataagttaaaatttataagacCTGGTTATAtactttaaataattttacagtctttgagtaggtaccgagagataccaaaattttagtgtaaaatttgatacctctagGAAAGTACAAGAGGTACCGAAAtttatataacaaaaaatgatacctcctggtaccttctcaagtatTGTTCATactttttacattaaaatataactatgatattgtttttttcagGAATTCAGCCGTGTAATCCgttcacaaacaaaataaatggttcggaaaggaaaaaaaatatatttgaaacttGTTAACAAAAAAGTGAACCAacaccaaccaaccaaaagATGCCACATATAATCGACAACAAAACATGTACAAAACCGATTGTATTCCTGGATTTTACCATCCAATTTATTGGATGAACATTTGTGTAGTTGGGGCCATATCCCTCTCCTGAAATAAATactatggaaaaaaatagacTGCTATATATACATCCCATGAACCGATCATGatcttttcatttaaaataagtataagcgaaacaCTATCAGcgattaaaataatttatggataaatttagtaatctaaatgcaaatattatatataaataaattataataaaattctcaaaattaaatctaaatttaaatttcacttacaaacataaatataagcgaaaagatggacaTCGAGTCTATTTGGACTTCTGTGATATGTATATTTGGTTTTGGTATTTTGCATTGACGTAATTTAGTTAATTGACCTGATTGCGGTTTGGTCGGTGTCACTTTTGACGAAGGATCCGATTCAGTCTCGCTTGCAGGTTTGGCCAAATCATTCAATAGTTATCCAATGACTAAAGCGTCCTAcgcatacatataaaaaaacaaaagagacaTGATTCTCCTTCCAATAATGATGAATGTATAGAACATATCCTATACACATAGAGCTTTCCATGTACACTTCATTTTCGCGCCAAACTAAcacattttccaaaaaattatagaatataaataagtataaatatatatatatatatatatatatataataggaCTACacttatgtataaattatcatCTTCAAATTCATTATAAGTAGAGAGCAATACAAaagacaaaattttgatatatttatactctTCAAATTGTTATggctaaaatataatatataataaatctgAAGATAAGACTTTATAGATAGAT
This window harbors:
- the LOC102707995 gene encoding leucine-rich repeat extensin-like protein 3 translates to MSGCPFPSVNLSCDNTSCNLFCCHPNKDHPHQNDAAAGKPPPQPEPPLKPPPQQIIPPAPPTSHEEPPLKQSAATMPVIVVQPPPAADHHQRHPPPRRPTAPGTGEDDDGSQYPPQVPPHTPPAAAPARRAPPPPAAAAPEPALPSPWEKPPPPPAHDQFMGAAIPYDGGGYGEKQYAAAARTVPPHRCVPPQGDDPAVTGAGAGTWRVLR